The Dunckerocampus dactyliophorus isolate RoL2022-P2 chromosome 16, RoL_Ddac_1.1, whole genome shotgun sequence genome includes a window with the following:
- the LOC129168872 gene encoding adapter molecule crk-like isoform X3, whose product MEPYSLVWRNEVLQGLAPPRFRIGDQEFEALPSLLEFYKIHYLDTTTLIEPISKSKNSAFVSASSAGAPQQPEEAEFVRALFDFLGNDEEDLPFRKGDILRVLEKPEEQWWNAANQEGRAGMIPVPYVEKYRPSSPTAGGGLGAPVVGTGQGGHVGVALASADGTGAPQGNALGDPGQYAQPVVNTQLPNLQNGPVYARAVQKRVPNAYDKTALALEVGDMVKVTKINVNGQWEGECKGKRGHFPFTHVRLLEQHHPDDES is encoded by the exons GTTTGGCTCCTCCGCGGTTTCGGATCGGTGATCAGGAGTTTGAGGCCCTGCCGTCCCTGCTTGAGTTCTACAAGATCCACTACCTGGACACCACTACCCTCATAGAGCCCATCAGCAAATCCAAGAACTCTGCATTTGTCAGCGCCTCCTCTGCCGGTGCCCCCCAGCAGCCCGAGGAGGCGGAGTTTGTCCGGGCGCTCTTTGACTTCCTGGGCAATGATGAGGAGGACCTGCCCTTCCGCAAGGGCGACATCCTGCGCGTGCTGGAAAAGCCCGAGGAGCAGTGGTGGAATGCCGCCAACCAGGAGGGGCGCGCCGGGATGATTCCTGTACCCTATGTGGAGAAGTACCGGCCCTCCTCGCCCACCGCCGGCGGCGGCCTGGGCGCCCCTGTTGTGGGCACTGGACAAGGGGGGCACGTCGGTGTTGCGCTGGCTAGTGCGGACGGAACGGGGGCCCCTCAGGGCAATGCACTGGGTGACCCAGGCCAGTACGCTCAGCCGGTGGTCAACACCCAGCTTCCCAACCTACAGAATGGGCCTGTCTACGCCCGGGCCGTTCAGAAAAGGGTGCCCAACGCCTACGACAAGACGGCGCTTGCACTCGAG GTCGGAGACATGGTGAAAGTGACCAAGATCAATGTAAACGGCCAGTGGGAGGGCGAGTGCAAGGGCAAGCGAGGCCACTTCCCTTTCACTCACGTCCGACTGTTGGAGCAACACCACCCGGATGACGAGAGCTGA
- the LOC129168872 gene encoding adapter molecule crk-like isoform X2 gives MEPYSLVWRNEVLQGTISSLAPPRFRIGDQEFEALPSLLEFYKIHYLDTTTLIEPISKSKNSAFVSASSAGAPQQPEEAEFVRALFDFLGNDEEDLPFRKGDILRVLEKPEEQWWNAANQEGRAGMIPVPYVEKYRPSSPTAGGGLGAPVVGTGQGGHVGVALASADGTGAPQGNALGDPGQYAQPVVNTQLPNLQNGPVYARAVQKRVPNAYDKTALALEVGDMVKVTKINVNGQWEGECKGKRGHFPFTHVRLLEQHHPDDES, from the exons GTTTGGCTCCTCCGCGGTTTCGGATCGGTGATCAGGAGTTTGAGGCCCTGCCGTCCCTGCTTGAGTTCTACAAGATCCACTACCTGGACACCACTACCCTCATAGAGCCCATCAGCAAATCCAAGAACTCTGCATTTGTCAGCGCCTCCTCTGCCGGTGCCCCCCAGCAGCCCGAGGAGGCGGAGTTTGTCCGGGCGCTCTTTGACTTCCTGGGCAATGATGAGGAGGACCTGCCCTTCCGCAAGGGCGACATCCTGCGCGTGCTGGAAAAGCCCGAGGAGCAGTGGTGGAATGCCGCCAACCAGGAGGGGCGCGCCGGGATGATTCCTGTACCCTATGTGGAGAAGTACCGGCCCTCCTCGCCCACCGCCGGCGGCGGCCTGGGCGCCCCTGTTGTGGGCACTGGACAAGGGGGGCACGTCGGTGTTGCGCTGGCTAGTGCGGACGGAACGGGGGCCCCTCAGGGCAATGCACTGGGTGACCCAGGCCAGTACGCTCAGCCGGTGGTCAACACCCAGCTTCCCAACCTACAGAATGGGCCTGTCTACGCCCGGGCCGTTCAGAAAAGGGTGCCCAACGCCTACGACAAGACGGCGCTTGCACTCGAG GTCGGAGACATGGTGAAAGTGACCAAGATCAATGTAAACGGCCAGTGGGAGGGCGAGTGCAAGGGCAAGCGAGGCCACTTCCCTTTCACTCACGTCCGACTGTTGGAGCAACACCACCCGGATGACGAGAGCTGA